A window of the Pelagicoccus enzymogenes genome harbors these coding sequences:
- a CDS encoding TonB-dependent receptor, whose product MNLQNLFASFAGAGMLSLLGGQVHAATIEGHVRDDDQSLFIEGASVVVQETGASVYTERGGRYVLNDIAEGNYTLVMKAQGYPVQALSVSVDSAADVATANFILSTDVVELEGFTVKGSLIGEAKAQNIQKSAQNLVNAVSSDALGQFVDRNAAEALQRVPGVTVQDSQGEGKFVIIRGADPQLSNIMLDGIEVATPEENGRQTGLNIVTVDQLERLEVSKTWLPNQKGGVIGGTVNLITRSALDRGRMFGSVEAAFTQYDLADDSSHRLNLTFGDVLTDKELSFLGNKRLGVQFSVNMSEDQRATETLTAGWDPSPAPLLQGDPILGYVLNETNFRDFKIVRERKGFSGRLELELAEDQEVFLSFSHNEFDDEETNRESGRGARTGDSNTYAGARRLTPEIAGQLGLDLSDPFNIDRINTIDPTQGSLTYAEAIQLGDLVYDADLKQYTYSRWGGTVSNEFRNIITEDKIFTFQFGGDHRFFDDVDLEWKYYQSDAEQNRVSRGMVLAGSGVQVESLSGGDPNRPIIESLSVGAFYDPTLFQISEDTAAGPYHNLADSEDKRDGFELKATKNYDLFGFRMETEVGGSFDFRDKTFKVNNNNYSSPLGAFDDTLYPLNRIRLSDDVFYGGDSDSFVENFGSDFLYGPTFNVDSTLAFLRDPSSYGAEFGQLPSEINANFTASVTTDYVATEDILGGYFMQTARRGNLQVIAGVRYENTENSFENLSITTRTGDGQFISPAYWRFLDEGVYSSLVRTEREYDYWLPAVHARYDVNDSLVLRASVTETISRPTFTDLVPREVPGISGALFTNVMELPNFELRPWESRNYDLSVEYYFEPLGTASIGIFEKELDGPIYVERRDDVGPNEETAYYAEIYNSTGRNVSPYTFTRRVNGGEGELSGIEFSFNRSLNMLPGFFEKMAIDANYATFDSSVELVTYERLGEEVPLFRQPDETANFSLSYEDDRLFVRASYNLRGAYLNSVRGGGVIDELALLDEPANALDTYVGESERVDLIARYKLRDGLNLFFEGTNLTNEPLVQYQGDETRATSVRYSNPIYTLGLKLNY is encoded by the coding sequence ATGAACTTACAGAATCTATTCGCGTCGTTTGCAGGAGCCGGGATGCTCTCCCTACTCGGGGGACAGGTCCATGCAGCGACGATTGAAGGTCACGTGCGGGATGACGATCAATCCCTTTTTATCGAAGGAGCGAGCGTGGTCGTGCAGGAGACAGGCGCGTCCGTCTACACCGAACGCGGTGGGCGCTATGTCCTTAACGATATTGCCGAAGGAAACTACACGCTGGTAATGAAGGCCCAGGGGTATCCGGTGCAGGCGTTGAGCGTCTCGGTGGATTCGGCAGCGGACGTAGCCACGGCGAACTTTATCTTAAGCACCGACGTGGTGGAGCTTGAGGGCTTTACGGTCAAAGGTTCGCTGATTGGAGAAGCGAAGGCGCAAAATATCCAGAAGTCCGCTCAGAATCTGGTGAACGCGGTATCGTCGGACGCTCTCGGCCAATTTGTGGACAGGAATGCCGCGGAAGCTCTGCAGCGAGTTCCGGGGGTCACGGTGCAGGACAGCCAGGGGGAAGGTAAGTTCGTGATTATCCGAGGGGCTGATCCTCAGCTCAGTAACATCATGCTGGATGGCATCGAGGTCGCTACGCCCGAGGAAAACGGTCGCCAAACCGGATTGAATATCGTGACGGTTGACCAACTTGAAAGATTGGAGGTATCCAAAACCTGGCTACCCAATCAGAAGGGCGGCGTTATCGGTGGTACGGTTAACCTGATTACGCGTAGCGCCTTGGACCGCGGCAGGATGTTTGGCTCAGTGGAGGCGGCGTTTACCCAGTACGATCTCGCTGACGATTCAAGCCATCGTCTCAACCTGACTTTTGGCGACGTACTGACTGACAAGGAGTTGTCCTTTCTCGGAAACAAGCGCTTAGGGGTGCAGTTTTCGGTTAACATGTCTGAAGACCAGCGAGCGACTGAAACTTTGACCGCGGGTTGGGACCCGTCGCCGGCGCCTCTTTTGCAGGGCGATCCGATTCTTGGATACGTGCTGAACGAGACGAACTTTCGCGACTTCAAGATTGTACGCGAACGTAAGGGCTTCAGCGGTCGCTTGGAGCTGGAGCTGGCCGAGGATCAAGAAGTGTTTCTCTCGTTTTCCCATAACGAGTTTGACGACGAGGAAACGAATCGCGAGTCGGGACGAGGAGCCCGCACCGGAGACAGCAACACCTATGCGGGAGCCCGTCGATTGACTCCCGAAATTGCCGGGCAGTTGGGCTTGGACCTGAGCGATCCCTTCAACATCGACAGAATCAACACCATCGACCCCACGCAAGGTTCGTTGACTTATGCGGAAGCGATACAGCTCGGCGACTTGGTCTATGATGCGGATTTGAAGCAGTACACTTACTCGCGCTGGGGCGGCACCGTTTCGAACGAGTTTCGAAACATCATTACGGAAGACAAGATCTTCACCTTCCAGTTCGGTGGGGACCATCGCTTCTTTGACGATGTCGATTTGGAGTGGAAGTACTACCAATCGGACGCGGAGCAGAATCGAGTTTCGCGGGGAATGGTTCTGGCGGGCTCGGGGGTGCAGGTCGAATCCCTTTCTGGTGGCGACCCAAACCGGCCGATCATCGAATCGCTTTCCGTGGGGGCGTTTTACGATCCCACGCTTTTCCAAATTTCGGAAGACACTGCTGCGGGTCCTTACCACAACCTAGCGGACAGCGAGGACAAGCGCGACGGATTTGAGCTGAAAGCGACCAAAAACTACGACTTGTTCGGGTTCCGGATGGAAACGGAAGTCGGAGGTTCTTTCGATTTCCGAGACAAGACGTTCAAGGTTAACAACAACAACTACAGCAGTCCGCTAGGCGCCTTCGACGACACCTTGTATCCACTGAACCGGATACGTCTCTCGGACGACGTATTCTATGGAGGAGACAGCGACAGTTTCGTGGAAAACTTCGGGTCGGACTTTCTCTATGGTCCTACTTTTAACGTAGACAGCACGCTCGCCTTCCTGAGGGACCCCAGCTCCTACGGAGCGGAATTTGGACAGCTCCCAAGTGAGATCAACGCGAACTTCACCGCGTCTGTGACCACTGACTACGTCGCCACCGAAGACATTCTGGGCGGATACTTCATGCAAACCGCTCGGCGCGGAAACTTGCAGGTGATCGCTGGAGTTCGCTATGAAAACACGGAGAACAGCTTCGAGAACTTGTCCATTACGACGCGTACCGGCGATGGGCAATTCATCTCCCCCGCCTACTGGCGCTTCCTCGACGAGGGCGTCTACTCGAGCTTGGTCCGGACCGAGCGGGAATACGATTACTGGCTGCCAGCTGTGCACGCCCGCTACGATGTCAACGATTCCTTAGTGCTCAGGGCGTCGGTAACGGAGACGATTTCCCGGCCTACGTTTACGGACCTTGTCCCCCGCGAGGTTCCAGGGATCAGCGGGGCGCTCTTTACGAACGTGATGGAGCTGCCGAATTTCGAGCTGCGTCCCTGGGAATCGCGCAACTACGACCTTTCGGTCGAGTACTACTTTGAGCCCTTGGGAACGGCATCGATCGGTATCTTCGAGAAAGAGCTGGACGGTCCGATCTACGTTGAGCGCCGCGACGATGTGGGGCCGAACGAGGAGACTGCCTACTACGCGGAAATCTACAACAGCACCGGCCGCAACGTTTCTCCCTACACCTTCACGCGCCGCGTGAACGGAGGCGAAGGGGAGTTGAGTGGAATCGAGTTTTCCTTCAACCGCAGCTTGAACATGCTTCCGGGCTTCTTCGAGAAGATGGCGATCGACGCGAACTACGCTACCTTCGATTCCAGCGTCGAGCTTGTGACTTACGAACGATTGGGGGAAGAGGTTCCCCTGTTCCGCCAGCCTGACGAGACTGCCAACTTCTCGCTCTCCTACGAAGACGACCGCCTGTTCGTTCGCGCCAGTTACAACTTGCGTGGAGCTTACCTGAACAGCGTTCGCGGCGGGGGAGTGATCGACGAGCTTGCCCTGCTCGATGAGCCGGCCAATGCCCTGGACACCTACGTGGGCGAGAGCGAGCGGGTTGACTTGATCGCCCGCTACAAGCTGCGGGATGGGCTGAACCTCTTCTTCGAGGGGACCAACCTGACCAACGAGCCGCTTGTTCAGTACCAAGGCGACGAGACGCGGGCCACCTCGGTTCGCTACTCGAACCCGATCTATACGCTTGGCCTCAAGCTGAACTACTAA
- a CDS encoding sialate O-acetylesterase, which yields MKVALLATHLNLTDQSMPLRTLTLISLLAASLCPSLPADVTLPSIVSDGMILQRDSDLTVWGWADPDEKVSVHFLGKSLSTTADAAGNWQVSLPPSPAGGPHQMRIAGKNEITLRNILMGDVWLCSGQSNMTHAFDRWQEEYAAEIAASKNAQIRQFRVPTNPILTGPQKDFPGLSWQEADPQSLLEFTVVGYFHAKKLFDKYQVPQGIIMSCVGGTRIEAWTSEAGFKNFPDILDTIERNKDTEYVNRINAEAKADRESDTPPPSEDRGLASAPKWYDPAHQPLNWKSINIPGYWEDQGLRNLDGVVWYRREIEIPAALAGQEIKVKLGRIRNADELYVNGQKVGNTTYEYPQRRYTIPTDLTKPGKNLFVIRVTNYAGSGGFIHDKPYQLEVAGQTIDLKGTWHYKVGEVYRPTRSYKQGISAQSQPSGLYNGMIAPFTRYGLRGMLWYQGESNAGNPASYREFLPNLIADWRQQWNAPNATFLIAQLPNFMDIDFLPPSHSNWAEMREVQLQTALETPNTGLGIAIDLGEWNDIHPGNKKQVGERLALQAMQHAYGETDLVTSGPLFRSQEIVDDTIVLHFDHTGSGLVSSNGEQLAHFAIAGEDKKFVWGDAVIKGDAVVVSSDEVPAPRYVRYAWADNPDFANLGNAEGLPASPFRTDR from the coding sequence GTGAAGGTCGCCCTTTTGGCGACCCACCTCAATTTGACCGACCAGTCCATGCCCCTGAGAACCCTCACGCTTATATCCCTTCTGGCAGCTTCACTTTGCCCGAGTTTGCCCGCAGACGTCACCCTTCCCAGCATCGTCAGCGACGGCATGATTTTGCAACGGGACAGCGACCTGACCGTCTGGGGTTGGGCAGATCCCGACGAAAAGGTCAGCGTCCACTTCCTCGGCAAATCGCTATCCACCACCGCCGACGCAGCGGGCAATTGGCAGGTATCGCTTCCGCCCTCCCCTGCCGGCGGTCCTCATCAGATGCGAATTGCGGGCAAAAACGAGATCACCCTGCGAAACATCCTCATGGGAGACGTCTGGCTCTGCTCCGGCCAGTCGAACATGACCCATGCCTTCGACCGCTGGCAGGAAGAGTACGCCGCCGAAATCGCCGCGTCCAAAAACGCCCAAATCCGCCAATTTCGCGTACCCACAAATCCGATACTCACCGGACCGCAAAAAGACTTCCCAGGCCTCAGCTGGCAAGAGGCCGATCCTCAGTCCCTGCTCGAGTTCACCGTCGTCGGCTACTTCCACGCAAAGAAACTCTTCGACAAGTACCAAGTGCCTCAGGGCATTATCATGTCTTGCGTCGGCGGCACCCGCATCGAAGCCTGGACCAGCGAAGCAGGATTCAAAAACTTTCCTGACATTCTGGATACAATCGAACGCAACAAAGACACCGAATACGTCAACCGCATCAACGCGGAAGCCAAAGCCGACCGCGAATCCGATACGCCGCCTCCTAGCGAGGATCGCGGCCTCGCCAGCGCTCCCAAGTGGTACGACCCCGCCCACCAGCCCCTCAATTGGAAATCCATCAACATTCCCGGCTACTGGGAAGACCAAGGCCTACGCAATCTCGACGGCGTCGTCTGGTACCGACGCGAGATCGAAATCCCCGCCGCCCTCGCCGGACAGGAAATAAAGGTCAAGCTCGGCCGCATCCGCAACGCCGACGAACTCTACGTGAACGGACAAAAAGTAGGGAACACCACCTATGAGTACCCACAACGTCGATACACGATCCCCACAGACCTGACCAAGCCCGGCAAGAACCTCTTCGTTATCCGCGTGACCAACTACGCCGGCAGCGGCGGCTTCATCCACGACAAGCCCTACCAACTCGAAGTCGCCGGCCAGACCATCGACCTCAAGGGCACCTGGCACTACAAGGTAGGCGAAGTCTACCGCCCAACTCGCTCCTACAAGCAAGGGATCTCCGCCCAATCACAGCCCAGCGGCTTGTACAACGGCATGATCGCGCCCTTCACCCGCTACGGCCTACGCGGGATGCTCTGGTACCAAGGCGAAAGCAACGCCGGCAACCCAGCGAGCTACCGGGAGTTCCTACCAAACCTCATCGCCGATTGGCGCCAGCAATGGAACGCCCCCAACGCCACATTCCTCATCGCCCAATTGCCAAACTTCATGGACATCGACTTCCTACCGCCGTCCCATAGCAACTGGGCAGAGATGCGCGAAGTCCAACTTCAGACCGCTCTCGAGACACCCAATACCGGTCTCGGTATCGCCATCGATCTGGGCGAATGGAACGACATCCACCCCGGCAACAAGAAGCAGGTCGGCGAACGTCTCGCCCTGCAAGCCATGCAGCACGCCTACGGCGAAACCGACCTCGTCACCTCCGGGCCCCTTTTCCGCTCCCAGGAAATCGTCGACGATACGATCGTGCTCCACTTCGACCATACCGGCAGCGGCCTCGTATCCAGCAACGGCGAACAACTCGCCCACTTCGCCATAGCGGGGGAGGACAAAAAATTCGTCTGGGGCGACGCCGTCATCAAAGGCGACGCCGTCGTTGTATCCAGCGACGAAGTCCCGGCGCCCCGCTATGTCCGCTACGCTTGGGCCGACAACCCCGACTTCGCCAACCTCGGCAACGCCGAAGGCCTCCCCGCAAGCCCCTTCCGCACCGATCGGTAA
- a CDS encoding exonuclease SbcCD subunit D: MKFLHTADWHLGRIFHQLHLTEEQSFVLDQIVEIAAKEEVDAVVVAGDLYDRAVPPPEAVALLDRTWQRIIEELSVPIITIPGNHDSATRIGYGSHLLEKAGLHIVANFDRALRPIPVGGVDFFALPFAEPAEVRAWSGDPKVRDHDTAMIRCIERMRENFTPDRPRVLVAHAFVAGARTESDSERPLSVGGAGTVPVDTFDDFHYTALGHLHAAQSVSDRCLYSGSPMKYSFSEAKHQKSVTIVEVEDSGSVSTFQIPIAARRDVRNVEGKLAELVAAAPVDPKRDDYLRVVLTDEGALLNAIGRLREVYPNVLQLERRFLTSGSNKQASQVAQRQQATETELFASFFGEVLESDPSLAETSLFQETLEELRRFESEKEAASQ, from the coding sequence ATGAAGTTTCTCCACACCGCTGACTGGCACCTCGGCCGCATCTTCCACCAACTCCATCTCACCGAGGAACAATCGTTCGTTCTCGATCAGATAGTGGAGATCGCCGCCAAAGAGGAGGTGGACGCAGTGGTGGTCGCCGGAGATCTATACGACCGTGCGGTGCCTCCACCGGAAGCAGTCGCTCTGCTAGATCGCACCTGGCAACGAATCATCGAAGAACTCAGCGTACCCATAATCACCATACCGGGTAACCACGACAGCGCCACACGTATCGGTTACGGCTCCCACCTCCTGGAAAAGGCTGGACTGCACATCGTAGCAAACTTCGATCGAGCCCTCCGCCCCATCCCCGTCGGCGGCGTCGACTTTTTTGCCCTCCCTTTCGCCGAACCGGCCGAAGTACGAGCGTGGTCGGGCGATCCTAAAGTGCGAGATCATGACACAGCCATGATTCGCTGCATCGAGCGCATGCGAGAAAACTTCACTCCCGATCGCCCGAGGGTACTTGTCGCCCACGCCTTCGTAGCAGGGGCCCGCACCGAGTCCGATTCCGAGCGCCCGCTTTCCGTGGGTGGAGCGGGCACCGTACCAGTGGATACCTTTGACGACTTCCATTACACGGCTCTCGGCCATCTTCACGCCGCCCAAAGCGTTTCCGACCGCTGCCTCTATTCTGGATCCCCCATGAAATACTCTTTCTCGGAAGCGAAACACCAAAAGTCAGTTACTATCGTAGAGGTCGAAGATTCGGGTTCCGTATCGACATTCCAGATACCGATCGCCGCCCGACGCGATGTGCGAAATGTAGAGGGCAAACTAGCTGAGCTGGTGGCCGCCGCTCCTGTCGACCCCAAGCGGGACGACTACCTGAGAGTTGTCCTGACCGACGAAGGGGCGCTCTTGAACGCGATCGGGCGTCTACGCGAGGTTTACCCAAATGTGCTGCAACTGGAGCGACGTTTCCTGACCTCCGGTTCAAACAAACAAGCCTCCCAAGTCGCCCAGCGCCAGCAAGCCACCGAGACTGAACTCTTCGCCAGCTTTTTCGGCGAAGTTCTGGAGAGCGATCCCAGCCTCGCTGAGACAAGCCTTTTCCAAGAGACGCTGGAGGAACTTCGCCGCTTTGAATCCGAAAAAGAGGCGGCTTCCCAATGA
- a CDS encoding AAA family ATPase encodes MRPLRLTLEAFGPYAQGQTLDFTELGQHEFFLIHGTTGSGKTTLLDAITYALYGETSGAGRTAAQMRSQQASPESDTRVRFDFRIGSACYRVERLPEQEVAKKRGTGTTKRPAEARLWRSQITDTDAGPSEDGWTPIATKAGQVNSEVSRLLGFSAEQFRQVILIPQGRFREVLEADSKKREEILETLFGTGLYSQLAERLKSKARGIEEAAKEGERKKEALLQAQQVESTEALHERREDLNKRCSDLASALKPLQEQRDKAAEGLATARRLNEQFQEADAASKELKSLVARKNEIDQSRQQLTSARKASSIRSEREIWIRSQKQVSDIKSDLAREQKRVPELEKSLNQAKAQREEQDQRAKRKETLQREQSQLQPLVAKLATWTKTKSELEAKSKELREQTSEAERLKNAANESSKQLPEVEKHRDEAMQAKAALPALEATQKTVQEQLETLGRKKTLEKQLQPKQTDLAKKEATGRQLAEELKAKQKRLQEEQALWDSGQAALLASQLTEDTPCPVCGSLHHPAPHQSLKDTLPSQEKLKAAREAVANIEKKLETAREEWQAAKAEVVELNSQLKALDKVETTTEALAKQASTLAEKIEATRKLVAAYPETALEKAKRRNEETRKAFETADAKRIATQNQLTQIQTSLEHLARDIPDALRAPQALPNRLDQLEKEIEKIDHEMKRIEASYQKSLTDYQNAQTRIESLNKQLLQSEKNLQESTQTWQSALQREAFRDDSAWQAAQLPPEELQSLLTQIEAYDKQLAAATDRHERARETLAKSKADKPPELETYATKARAADEALQEKRDERTGIAKELEGVETALRNLAKLEKEFGVLQQTYAVAGRVADAVNGKNPLGMTLQRFVLTAFLDDTLIAATARLERMSRGRYRLERRRERDDMRRASGLDLDVFDEFTGQARSVNTLSGGESFLASLSLALGLADVVQSYAGGIRMEALFIDEGFGTLDQEALDEALKALMDLREKGRLVGIISHVPELKERIDVRLEVTATREGSRAKFHIVGE; translated from the coding sequence ATGAGACCGCTACGCCTCACCCTCGAAGCATTTGGCCCCTACGCCCAAGGCCAAACCCTCGACTTCACGGAACTCGGGCAGCACGAGTTCTTCCTCATCCATGGCACCACCGGTTCGGGCAAGACAACCTTGCTCGACGCCATCACTTACGCGCTCTACGGGGAAACCTCCGGAGCCGGCCGTACCGCCGCCCAAATGCGTAGCCAACAAGCAAGCCCCGAGTCTGACACGCGGGTCCGCTTCGATTTCCGCATCGGATCTGCTTGCTACCGCGTAGAGCGCCTACCCGAGCAAGAGGTCGCCAAAAAGCGAGGCACCGGCACCACCAAGCGTCCTGCCGAAGCTAGGCTGTGGCGTTCCCAAATTACGGATACAGATGCCGGACCAAGCGAGGACGGATGGACTCCCATCGCCACCAAGGCTGGACAAGTCAACAGCGAGGTATCTCGCCTGCTCGGCTTCTCCGCAGAGCAATTCCGCCAAGTCATCCTCATCCCTCAAGGCCGCTTTCGCGAGGTGCTGGAAGCCGACTCCAAGAAGCGCGAGGAGATTCTCGAAACCTTATTCGGAACAGGCCTCTACTCCCAACTCGCCGAACGCCTAAAAAGTAAGGCCAGGGGGATCGAGGAAGCAGCAAAAGAAGGAGAGCGCAAAAAGGAAGCGCTGCTGCAGGCCCAGCAGGTCGAGTCGACCGAGGCGCTGCACGAAAGGCGTGAGGACTTAAACAAACGATGCTCCGACCTAGCCTCAGCCCTCAAGCCCCTCCAAGAGCAAAGGGATAAGGCTGCTGAAGGACTTGCAACAGCGAGACGCTTGAACGAACAGTTCCAAGAAGCGGATGCGGCAAGCAAAGAACTCAAATCGCTTGTCGCTCGAAAGAACGAGATCGATCAGTCTAGGCAGCAACTCACCTCCGCACGAAAAGCGTCTTCAATTCGTTCTGAAAGGGAAATTTGGATACGTTCTCAAAAGCAGGTTTCGGATATAAAATCTGATCTAGCGAGGGAGCAGAAACGAGTTCCTGAACTGGAGAAATCCCTAAACCAGGCTAAGGCGCAACGGGAAGAACAAGACCAACGTGCCAAGCGAAAGGAAACGCTGCAACGCGAGCAGTCGCAACTCCAACCGCTCGTTGCAAAACTTGCCACCTGGACAAAAACGAAAAGCGAGCTCGAAGCAAAATCCAAGGAACTGAGAGAGCAAACCTCCGAAGCGGAACGACTCAAAAACGCAGCAAACGAGAGTTCAAAACAGTTACCTGAGGTTGAAAAACACCGCGACGAAGCCATGCAGGCAAAAGCGGCCCTACCTGCACTTGAGGCAACCCAGAAGACCGTCCAAGAGCAGCTTGAAACCCTAGGGAGGAAAAAGACGCTCGAAAAGCAGCTGCAACCCAAGCAAACCGATCTCGCCAAGAAGGAAGCAACTGGCCGACAGCTCGCTGAGGAGCTAAAAGCGAAACAAAAGAGACTGCAAGAGGAGCAGGCCCTCTGGGACTCGGGGCAAGCCGCCCTACTTGCCAGTCAACTTACTGAGGACACTCCGTGCCCGGTCTGCGGCTCTCTCCACCACCCCGCTCCTCACCAAAGCCTGAAGGACACGCTTCCTTCGCAAGAAAAGCTCAAGGCCGCTCGCGAGGCTGTCGCAAACATCGAGAAGAAACTCGAAACCGCTCGCGAAGAGTGGCAGGCCGCCAAAGCGGAGGTCGTAGAGCTCAACTCCCAACTCAAAGCCCTGGACAAAGTCGAAACCACAACGGAAGCTCTCGCGAAACAAGCCAGTACGCTTGCCGAGAAAATCGAAGCAACCAGGAAGCTCGTCGCCGCCTATCCAGAAACCGCACTCGAAAAAGCCAAGAGGCGAAACGAAGAAACACGAAAGGCTTTCGAAACAGCAGACGCTAAACGCATAGCCACCCAGAACCAGCTGACCCAAATTCAGACATCTCTCGAGCACCTCGCCCGCGACATTCCAGATGCCTTGCGAGCACCGCAAGCCCTTCCCAATCGACTCGATCAGCTCGAAAAAGAAATCGAAAAGATCGACCACGAGATGAAGCGTATCGAAGCATCGTATCAGAAATCCCTGACAGACTACCAAAACGCGCAAACTCGCATCGAGTCGCTCAACAAACAACTCCTTCAATCCGAGAAGAACCTGCAAGAATCCACCCAAACATGGCAGTCCGCGCTTCAACGAGAGGCTTTCCGAGACGACTCAGCCTGGCAAGCGGCCCAACTCCCGCCCGAGGAACTGCAAAGCCTCCTGACACAAATCGAAGCGTACGATAAGCAGCTAGCCGCCGCCACCGACCGGCACGAGCGAGCGCGCGAGACGCTCGCCAAATCGAAAGCCGACAAACCACCCGAGCTCGAGACCTACGCCACCAAAGCCCGCGCAGCAGACGAGGCACTCCAAGAGAAGCGAGACGAGCGAACCGGAATCGCCAAGGAACTGGAGGGCGTCGAAACCGCCCTGAGAAATTTAGCGAAGCTCGAGAAGGAGTTCGGGGTCCTGCAACAAACCTACGCCGTCGCCGGTCGGGTTGCCGACGCCGTCAACGGCAAGAATCCGCTCGGCATGACCCTGCAACGCTTCGTGCTCACCGCCTTCCTCGACGACACCCTCATCGCCGCCACCGCCCGCCTCGAACGCATGAGCCGGGGGCGTTACCGCCTCGAGCGACGTCGCGAACGCGACGACATGCGGCGCGCCTCCGGACTGGACCTAGACGTCTTCGACGAATTCACCGGCCAAGCTCGCAGCGTCAATACGCTCTCCGGCGGCGAGTCCTTCCTCGCCTCCCTCTCGCTCGCCCTTGGCCTGGCGGACGTGGTGCAAAGCTACGCCGGCGGCATTCGCATGGAAGCGCTTTTCATCGACGAAGGATTTGGCACGCTCGACCAAGAAGCCCTCGACGAAGCCCTAAAAGCCCTCATGGACCTGCGCGAAAAAGGCCGCCTCGTAGGAATCATTTCTCATGTTCCCGAGCTGAAAGAGCGTATCGACGTCCGCCTCGAGGTAACCGCAACAAGAGAAGGTTCCCGGGCAAAGTTCCATATAGTCGGCGAATAG